A window of candidate division KSB1 bacterium contains these coding sequences:
- a CDS encoding GNAT family protein, with protein MRKIPVFSNANFSKRTRKKIKLPIKKKELTIRALQSKDRPMIDIWLDDHEGRRFLVSSVTARIANFDSLMTADDCELAVITLPQGVPIGLLAFLNIDQVQKKAELRKMIGDPSFRGHGYGKKATDLWIQYGLNTLGLRKIYLNTLNTNIRNIKLNEELGFKVEGVLRNEVFFEGEYHDVMRMGLVL; from the coding sequence TTTTCCAAAAGAACCCGGAAAAAAATAAAACTGCCGATTAAAAAGAAAGAATTAACCATACGTGCTTTGCAAAGCAAAGACAGGCCGATGATCGATATCTGGCTGGATGATCATGAAGGTCGCCGGTTTCTGGTTTCCAGCGTTACCGCCCGTATCGCTAATTTTGACAGTTTAATGACTGCGGATGATTGTGAACTGGCTGTCATAACGCTGCCTCAGGGTGTGCCGATCGGACTGTTGGCGTTTTTAAATATCGATCAGGTTCAAAAAAAAGCAGAGCTCCGCAAGATGATCGGCGACCCGTCCTTTCGAGGTCACGGGTACGGCAAAAAAGCCACAGACCTATGGATTCAATACGGTTTGAATACACTGGGACTGCGAAAAATTTATTTAAATACGCTGAACACCAATATTCGTAATATCAAACTGAATGAAGAATTGGGATTCAAAGTGGAAGGTGTGTTACGCAATGAGGTGTTTTTCGAAGGGGAATATCATGATGTGATGAGAATGGGGCTTGTTTTATAA